tttatatttgaggaaatttttttaagttaataAAGTTTTTGTAATTAAACAATTTACGGAAAAATGAATCATTTTACAAAAATCTAATAAGATGAATgacaaatttaattttctaaaaaaatcttggctttttttatttctttaattttctaaaaaaactttatggcaatatatatatatatatatatatatgggtcatttacttattttaaaaaattaaaaaaattaattaaaaggatATTAAAACCAAATTGAATTGCTTTAATTTCTAAATTGAACCTCCAACTACTTGATTTAATTAAATCTAATAATTTAGCTTAACGATATGGCAAAACCACTCGAATTATACATTCATTGTCAAATTAATAAGTatacaaatatatataataatattataatgctCGAAACTAATGCCCTATGAACAACATACATATAACCGTTAAATGTTGAAGGGTAATGAAGAATATATGACCATTATTAATATTCCTATAGGAGATACCTTTTTTAATTCCCAATTGAGGAAATAAAGAAAGGATACGCAAGGATAAGCTTCATCATTAAAAAACTGAAGGTTGAAAAGGATTAAAGGCACGCATCATTTGATTATTAgaacaaacaaataattaagggtGTAATCTTATATTAATTTAAACTACATTTAAAAAGAAATTTCTcataagaggaaaaaaaaaatttaaattcttgcAGCATGGTTGTTGTAGGGTTTGTCTGACTGAAACTAAATAACTTCAAAAGGAGCATTAAAGCATGTGGATGTAGTAGTACTGTCTTGAAAACGTGGTCTTTGTATGGATAATTAAAAAGATAAGCCGCCATCTCCATGCAGGGTTTTTGTTCCTTGTCAACAAAGGTAACTCATCCCCTTTTGACTGTCTTGCAGCTGCTCTAATTCCTCCTTGCAACCATTGTCaaattaatcttatttttaaaattttccctTCACACTTGTATAGTTAGCATAACTGTTGTCCCATGACCAATTAAGATAGTTCAATGAAAGAAATTATTTAATGCAATGTTGTATGTACTATAAATAAATTTTAGTCATTGATTACAATGAAATTTATCTACTTACAACTTATCATGATTAGTGGCTATAATAAAATTGCTATACATAAAAGTGTAACCTTAGTTTGACGATTAAAAACAATGTGGCTGCTTCTTAGTGTCCAGTCTTATAAATATAAAGGCAATTAATTGTCTGCAAATTGCTAGGAACATCACTTGCAAGTTGCAACACAGTGTACTGCTACTCCCTTCATATGTGTTTATTTTTCCCCCAGTCTTCATTGCAGTCAGATAAACCAAGCTCCAATTTGTCTGGACATGAGAAAATTCCTtctttcaattattaattttcttttcttctgttAGGTTTAGAGCTGCATTTCAAATCAACTACTTTTCCAAAAGCAATTATGGATTTCATTCAATTCTAAAGAAACAGCAAGATAGACAAatcaaacaataataaaaaagtaacgatatcttttaatttttctcattaacCTTTATTTTTCACACAAATCCTTCAATTTTGAGCAAATTGGAATGTAAAATTAACTATAATCCGATATTAACTCATAATATGGAAATATGAATTAAAATATAGCTGGGATAATCCTATATATACCATTATAAAAGATTTAGTATTTTCACATAAACCTCGAATTAATTAGGCAAAGTTAAGCAGTACAGCAATATATGCGTACCTATGGCTGAGATAAAGACTACATCTACATGATCAGCTGCATTTCCTTGAAGAAGTCCAAGTTACTGTCTCTAATTAGTATAGCCAGCCAACCATTTTGGAACCATTTTAGTAGCACCCTATTTAATAATTCTATTTAGTTTTGGTCATCTTTAGTTGACTTGGCACAACGATCTCTATTCTTTAAATAGTatgcaattaaattaattaggagatgtatataTATGTAGACTGTGAGTGTTTCAAGTTTGAACCAATCTGATCCATACAGGTTTGATATATATGACCCAGTTGATATACATATTTACACATGTAATTTTCTTTAGTGGTTGAATGAAAACGACATATGCACATGACATGTTCAAGTATTGCTCTTTGCACTTATTGCATTTGCAAAACCTCCTCATCTCGCCACCACTACTAGTTGGTTCATTCATTATCCGGCCACATGTATCAGTTTTCCGAGTTTATACAAATCAATCCCAGATAACATTAGAAAGAAATTATGCTAAACGATGCcccttttttatttttagttttgaaGACAACCAAGAAGCTTTTTAATCTAATAAAATGTTAAAGATGACATGTAATTATTATTTAATGATAAATATCAAGATTCAAATATTATTCACGACAACATATTCTATCATTGTGCATCAAATTGTCTTGAATTGATTATTGATTATTAGTTAatagttaaataaaaattaaacgtctattttaaagtgaaaaaaaaattaagatttgagaTTCAATTAAACTCCTGCATCATTttgattaaaaaagaaaataaaaaagcttAACAGTATCCAAAATGCTTTCAACAAGAAAAAGATTCAGCCTTGAACTATAAACTATATATACACAATCAACAAAACCTGTAGAACCTTTGTAGCTCCATTTTTCTTGATCTATGTATCTTCCCTGCAAAATAAAACCATATACAGACAAGCTGCTAGGTCCCACAAGAAAAATGGGGCAGAGAGATTCCACACATAAAACTTGTTCATCATCATCACCATCACCCTTCATATCACTCAGGAATACTCTGCAGATTAGGCCTCCACGACCGTTGATGGGACTCATATCGTTCCGAGCTGACGTTCATCAACTGAGCCAAAACTTGTTCTACTGATAATTCTTTCATGTCAACCCTGCTCAGCAGCTCCTCCAGCTGTTTCTTTGTAATCTTGAACTTTACTTCTGTACTTGATGTAGTTGAAGATGTTAATAAGCGTTTGTCGTCTCCAAGAAGCTCCTCCTCTTCTATACTCATGATCTTATTGTCAAGCCTGCTGCTTCCGTTGCTAGAAAAAAACCGGTCCGGCACTGGTGAGCCCCAGTCATCGCCGCCCCATTGCATGGACGATTCGCGGCGTAAACAATTTCCCATATATTTCTCCTTTTTGATGGGTGCTTTGCTGCTTTGTTTTAGTGTTGGTTGGTTGGTTGGTTAGTGTAGGTGTAGAGGGAGAGCAACGTTTTGGAGGTGGAGAGGTGGTGGGTATATGTAAAGAAGGAGACAAATGTAGGTGCTTGGAAATGGtggaggaggagagagagagagagagagaaagggtcAAACGTTGGATAGAATTTGCAGGGTGATTTCGTAAAATAAGAGTCGTTATTATCGTctgcatttgaatgtgtgtgtgtgtatatatatatatattataataatttcttgttaataattatacatataatatattaataggtGTTAACCCATCATGGTTAAGTTGAAATTGCCTTTTGAACCGTAAACAATGAGAAATGATTAAGTGTAttttgtgtgtgtatatatattattttttataatcacgtaaaatttatttttttttattttaaaatcataaaaatttatcatttatattataaaaaagtttcactttttataaaaaaatattttttaataccctatatataaaataattaaccgTAAATGCCTgtgatggttttttttttttttttttataagaaaaatgCCTGTGATGGTTCTGTAATCCCATTTCTACAAAAAGCGTGCGTGCGAGCAAGCCAGCCAGCCTGATTAGGTAGATGGTCAAGTGTGAACGGAGTTGGAAAGGGAATCGTTCACGTAAAATTAGGTGTGAACGCAAATTAGCGTTGACACTTTGGCATTTCACGCTTAAATTATATGCTATTAATAAAGGTACTAATATAATTTCCACATGtttcattatatatttttttaaaatttaaaagttcaaTATTTACTATTAAAGTCggcagaataataataataataataataataataagcaaaatcaaattaaattaacttaTGCTATTTTAATTAAGACGACTTTAATTTCAATAGATAGACAATTACCGATAATCATCTGCATTTTTAGAATCAtaaaattctataattatatatttataaaattataatattaaatgaaatataattaaaaatgagggcgtcatttaattttttaaataaaagtatTTAACAAGCTTAAGCAATATAATTTCATGCGCCTCACGTGATTCTTCCTATCATTGTTATTATTACTGCTACGTGCCTTGGCATCATCGTTGTCATACCAATTACGATTAATCTTATCCACTATGTGACAGTTGACGAATCATATTCATCATTATATATGTTGAAAAATTACAACTTAATTAACATAATTTGGAGccaacttaattaatttattatttctaATAGGCTGTGTACAATTTTTAGAGAATTAAAtcgaattaaaaaattatatcgaATTAATAAGAATCATAAtgaattgaatttattttgatactttagttTAATTTTGATTATTCACTAAGAAACAAATTAAAATCGTATCGAAATCGAATCAAAATTGTAacaaattaagaattaaatttatacatatatttttatatttttttagatatactatatacttttaatatatatatatattaatttttaattatatttatctcTTATAGTTAactattatatgattaataaataattaaaatgtatattatataatgttcttatactattatattatataatatatttaatcataaattatatatatactttaggtatagctaaaagatatattatatgatatattatacaTTAATAATccaatttaaaacttaaatgctaatttagtaataatttttttataaaaataatgacataaaattattttaagagtaaaaaactgaaccgaaccgaaattaaagAACAGATAACTATATCGAATTGGAACTGAAATAATGAAGAACCGAACTGAAATCTTATCAAAATTTTAGTTCGATTCCAATTCCTAATCAAATCTTGAACCGAACCAAAATCGAATACTCCTAATTTTAAAGATTATTCTATAATTTCATAATGTTCATCAGTGAAAATTGAATCAGCCGGCATATATTTTGCTTCACCTACTTTTGGTGCGTTTtgacctttttctttttcttttttttcaataaattaagAAATTGGGAACTAGTGGACTTAAGGCTGATTTAGGTGTAAGTGAGCGGgttaattattactattattattattattaaatattctcTATATATACTAAATAAATTACCTATATCAATCAATATGACCATAAAAATTTGTTTActtactaaaatttttaaaatgttattatatttaataaatttaaattttttgaattcttTATCTTAAATACgaattttgaaaataataataattattacatattaaaaatattttttttctcctctcaataaataatttattattatttataattttttttttaattaagcaaaataaaatttttaactcTACTGACTCAGTTTACTATTTTGCCCGCTGAGTGGTCTAGCCAAACCATTTTCAAAACTGCGGTTAAATATGTACAcatctaaaattaaatttaaagaatATTAGATATTTATTTATCATTTATTTAAATGATAAATAGCTAGTAGCATGTCTGGTAATCTTTTTCCTCCCTGCTCTTGAGATGACCAATTGACTCCAGTTTATTTATATCATGTCAAACTCTTTCGTATACACTTTATGCAACTTTTatagtaaaataaaatatttattcattCCGGATTGGTACTTCACAAATATAAAACTAATTTATATGATTGCATGATATTTTTTGATTGAtttgattataattaaaattttaaattttaaatttataatcttaacaataattttaatattattaaattaaatatttatattgactTGAGAATAAAATAAATCTAGATATCTTGGATATCTTTCAAATATGAAGTTGATTTCAACATTAAGTTAATTTGATTATTAAGTTAGGCTTATTAATTGTTCAATACGAGTATCTTCAATACAAAGTCTATTATACTTATAATATCGATTTGAaggctttattattattttttttaatcagttCCGCTTAAGAATTCAATTCAACAGTTTTCCAATAATTGCAAAATATAGAATTCCAGCAGTATACAAAGGGGAAGCAGCCTTTCATGATGAAGTGGGCTTAAGATTCATCTTAAAGCCCATATTCCATTGTGTGGAAAGCAATACAAAGCACGCTCTTGCACTCTAAGATGGATTAAATGTTAATTAAGC
The Hevea brasiliensis isolate MT/VB/25A 57/8 chromosome 15, ASM3005281v1, whole genome shotgun sequence genome window above contains:
- the LOC110666852 gene encoding uncharacterized protein LOC110666852; its protein translation is MGNCLRRESSMQWGGDDWGSPVPDRFFSSNGSSRLDNKIMSIEEEELLGDDKRLLTSSTTSSTEVKFKITKKQLEELLSRVDMKELSVEQVLAQLMNVSSERYESHQRSWRPNLQSIPE